The genomic DNA AACCGCCAGCACCAGGAACGGAGCGGCCCAGGCCGTAACGTGAAAACCCTCGACCGGCGGCGCGGCGAGGATGGCGAGCCCGTAGCGATCGGCGAACGTCTCGATGATGCTGGCCACGCTGCTCCCTTCCTGGAGACGCTTCGCGATCTCCTCACGAATCGGCTCGGCGGAATGGCAATGTTCCATCGAGCAGGTGGCCACCGTCGCCGGACAACCACCACATTGACACATCAGCGACTCGGTCGCCTCCCGATATTCGTCGGAGTT from Vicinamibacteria bacterium includes the following:
- a CDS encoding cytochrome c-type biogenesis protein CcmH; its protein translation is MKWLEAFAILALVSQAAVSQERYNSDEYREATESLMCQCGGCPATVATCSMEHCHSAEPIREEIAKRLQEGSSVASIIETFADRYGLAILAAPPVEGFHVTAWAAPFLVLAVGFFITRSVLRSWKRESATAGNASVGELSEAERARIERELRDIPS